The proteins below come from a single Plantactinospora sp. KBS50 genomic window:
- a CDS encoding DUF4097 family beta strand repeat-containing protein translates to MTEFPVDRPITLVISVPSGDIEVVAVDGATTAVDVAPHDDRDASRQLAADTTVDLDGDTLRVTAPRNKGGILRRSGSLRIRVTVPVGSGAWIDTASADVTLRGPLATTDITGASADLDIAEVTGDARVKTASGDVVFGRVGGELDIECASGDIAITRPGSATRIATASGDVVLRETSGDLQIKSASGDIHIDAAGHGNVGITTASGDVQIGVPAGTGVWLDLQSLSGSTRNGLRMSDGDTAPPNGHQLGLQVRTLSGDIDLRKVG, encoded by the coding sequence ATGACCGAGTTTCCGGTCGATCGCCCGATCACGCTGGTGATCTCCGTGCCCTCGGGCGACATCGAGGTGGTCGCCGTGGACGGCGCCACCACCGCCGTCGACGTCGCGCCGCACGACGATCGGGACGCCTCCCGCCAACTGGCCGCCGACACCACCGTGGACCTGGACGGCGACACCCTGCGCGTCACCGCGCCCCGGAACAAGGGCGGAATCCTGCGCCGCAGCGGATCCCTGCGGATCCGCGTCACCGTGCCGGTCGGCAGCGGCGCCTGGATCGACACCGCGTCGGCCGACGTGACCCTGCGCGGACCGCTCGCGACGACCGACATCACCGGCGCGTCCGCCGACCTGGACATCGCGGAGGTGACCGGCGACGCGCGGGTGAAGACCGCCAGCGGCGACGTCGTGTTCGGCCGCGTCGGCGGCGAACTGGACATCGAGTGCGCCTCCGGCGACATCGCCATCACCCGTCCCGGCAGCGCCACCCGGATCGCCACCGCCAGCGGCGACGTGGTGCTGCGGGAGACGAGCGGAGATCTCCAGATCAAGTCCGCCTCGGGTGACATCCACATCGATGCCGCGGGGCACGGCAACGTCGGGATCACCACCGCCTCCGGTGACGTCCAGATCGGCGTACCGGCCGGCACCGGCGTGTGGCTGGACCTCCAGTCGCTCTCCGGCAGCACCCGCAACGGCCTGCGGATGAGCGACGGCGACACGGCACCGCCCAACGGGCACCAGCTCGGCCTCCAGGTACGCACCCTGAGCGGCGACATCGACCTTCGGAAGGTGGGCTGA
- the dapA gene encoding 4-hydroxy-tetrahydrodipicolinate synthase, with translation MTHHHPDRADPATPRPFGRLLTAMVSPFSPDGALDLDGAARLAGYLVDEQDNDALVVNGTTGESPTTTDAEKERLIRAVVSAVGDRTRVVAGIGTNDTRHTIELAVAAEKAGAHGLLVVTPYYNKPPQAGLLRHFTAVADATGLPVMLYDIPGRTGTPIATETLVRLAEHDRIVAVKDAKGDLTATSWVTSRTDLAYYSGDDAMTLPLLSVGGIGLVGTSTHLTGALAKQLIEAYERGEVAAARALHQRLLPLFTGIFRTQGTILVKAAMAALGLPAGPVRPPLVDATDAELTQLRRDCADAGLDLPA, from the coding sequence ATGACGCACCACCACCCGGACCGTGCCGACCCGGCGACACCGCGCCCGTTCGGGCGGCTTCTCACCGCCATGGTCAGCCCGTTCAGCCCGGACGGGGCGCTGGACCTCGACGGTGCGGCCCGGCTCGCCGGCTATCTGGTGGACGAACAGGACAACGATGCCCTGGTGGTCAACGGCACCACCGGCGAGTCGCCGACCACGACCGACGCGGAGAAGGAACGGTTGATCCGGGCCGTGGTGTCGGCCGTCGGCGACCGGACCCGGGTGGTGGCGGGGATCGGCACCAACGACACCCGGCACACCATCGAGCTGGCGGTCGCGGCCGAGAAGGCGGGCGCGCACGGGCTGCTCGTGGTGACGCCCTACTACAACAAGCCGCCACAGGCCGGCCTGCTGCGCCACTTCACCGCCGTGGCCGACGCCACCGGCCTGCCGGTGATGCTCTACGACATCCCCGGCCGCACCGGGACCCCGATCGCCACCGAGACCCTGGTCCGGCTCGCCGAGCACGACCGCATCGTCGCGGTCAAGGACGCCAAGGGCGATCTCACCGCGACCTCCTGGGTGACCAGCCGCACCGACCTCGCGTACTACTCCGGCGACGACGCGATGACCCTGCCGCTGCTGTCGGTCGGCGGGATCGGTCTGGTCGGCACCTCCACGCACCTGACCGGCGCGCTCGCCAAGCAGCTGATCGAGGCGTACGAGCGGGGCGAGGTGGCGGCGGCGCGGGCGCTGCACCAACGACTGCTGCCGCTGTTCACCGGCATCTTCCGGACCCAGGGGACGATCCTCGTGAAGGCCGCCATGGCCGCCCTGGGCCTGCCCGCCGGTCCGGTACGCCCACCGTTGGTCGACGCCACGGACGCCGAGCTGACACAGCTGCGGCGCGACTGTGCGGACGCCGGCCTGGACCTACCGGCATGA
- a CDS encoding ribonuclease J translates to MTVIDTDKQFPPPLPEGGLRIIPLGGLGAIGRNMTVFEYAGKLLVVDCGVLFPDVEQPGVDLILPDFGPILDRLNDVQAIVLTHGHEDHIGAVPYLLAHKPDIPLVGSQFTLALVEAKLAERRIEPYALTVREGGRERLGPFECEFFAVNHSIPDALAVAIRTPAGLVLHTGDFKMDQLPLDGRITDLAGFARLGGEGVDLLLSDSTNAEIPGFVTPEREIGPVLDSIFAKATGRIIVASFASHVHRVQQVLDSAGEHGRKVAFIGRSMVRNMGIARDLGLLRIPPGLVIALDEATTLPPERIVLMSTGSQGEPMSALGRMASGDHRHITIAPGDTVVLASSLVPGNETAVYRVINRLSRGGATVIHKDVAKVHVSGHAPAGELLYLLNVTRPSNLMPVHGEWRHLRAHARLGVESGVAPDRVVICEDGDVVDLVEGRASVVGRLGSRYVYVDGLAVGDVGESLLTERRILGDGGFISATVVVDSVTGKVVGGPTVSAKGFSDDPDAFNPVIPLITEALGRAALDGIADPHQLQQIVRRTVGRWVNDAYRRRPMIVPTVVEV, encoded by the coding sequence ATGACCGTGATCGACACCGACAAGCAATTCCCACCGCCGCTGCCCGAGGGCGGCCTGCGGATCATCCCGCTCGGCGGCCTCGGCGCCATCGGCCGCAACATGACCGTCTTCGAGTACGCGGGCAAGCTGCTCGTCGTCGACTGCGGCGTGCTCTTCCCCGACGTCGAGCAGCCCGGCGTCGACCTGATCCTGCCCGACTTCGGGCCGATCCTGGACCGGCTGAACGACGTGCAGGCCATCGTGCTCACCCACGGGCACGAGGACCACATCGGTGCCGTGCCGTACCTGCTGGCCCACAAGCCGGACATCCCGCTGGTCGGCTCGCAGTTCACCCTGGCCCTGGTCGAGGCGAAGCTCGCCGAGCGCCGGATCGAGCCGTACGCGCTGACCGTCCGGGAGGGCGGCCGGGAACGGCTCGGCCCGTTCGAGTGCGAGTTCTTCGCGGTCAACCACTCGATCCCGGACGCGCTGGCGGTGGCCATCCGCACCCCGGCCGGCCTGGTGCTGCACACCGGCGACTTCAAGATGGACCAGCTCCCGCTGGACGGCCGGATCACCGACCTGGCCGGCTTCGCCCGGCTCGGCGGCGAGGGCGTCGACCTGCTCCTGTCGGACTCGACGAACGCCGAGATCCCGGGGTTCGTCACGCCGGAGCGGGAGATCGGCCCGGTGCTGGACTCGATCTTCGCGAAGGCGACCGGCCGGATCATCGTGGCCTCGTTCGCCTCGCACGTGCACCGGGTGCAGCAGGTGCTGGACTCGGCCGGCGAGCACGGCCGGAAGGTGGCCTTCATCGGCCGGTCGATGGTGCGCAACATGGGCATCGCCCGCGACCTCGGCCTGCTGCGGATCCCGCCGGGCCTGGTGATCGCGCTGGACGAGGCGACCACGCTGCCGCCGGAGCGGATCGTGCTGATGTCCACCGGCTCGCAGGGCGAGCCGATGAGCGCGCTGGGCCGGATGGCCAGCGGCGACCACCGGCACATCACCATCGCGCCCGGCGACACCGTCGTGCTGGCCAGCTCGCTGGTGCCGGGAAACGAGACCGCGGTCTACCGCGTGATCAACCGGCTGTCCCGGGGCGGCGCCACCGTGATCCACAAGGACGTGGCAAAGGTGCACGTCTCCGGGCACGCCCCCGCCGGGGAACTGCTCTACCTGCTCAACGTGACCCGGCCGAGCAACCTGATGCCGGTGCACGGCGAGTGGCGGCACCTGCGGGCGCACGCCCGGCTGGGCGTGGAGTCCGGGGTGGCGCCGGACCGGGTGGTGATCTGCGAGGACGGCGACGTGGTCGACCTCGTCGAGGGCCGGGCGTCGGTGGTCGGCCGGCTGGGCAGCCGGTACGTCTATGTGGACGGCCTGGCCGTCGGGGACGTGGGGGAGTCGCTGCTCACCGAGCGCCGGATCCTCGGCGACGGGGGCTTCATCTCGGCGACCGTGGTGGTCGACTCGGTGACCGGCAAGGTGGTGGGCGGTCCGACCGTCTCGGCCAAGGGCTTCTCGGACGACCCGGACGCCTTCAACCCGGTGATTCCGCTGATCACCGAGGCGCTCGGCCGGGCGGCCCTGGACGGCATCGCCGACCCGCACCAGTTGCAGCAGATCGTCCGGCGCACGGTGGGACGCTGGGTCAACGACGCGTACCGGCGCCGGCCCATGATCGTCCCGACCGTGGTGGAGGTCTGA
- a CDS encoding S1 family peptidase: MDRRRVTLAGVTAAGLLALAVVTIPALADDRPAHRSALPAAVPAPELVAVLAHDLGISPERARWRLVRERTATATANALRTAIGAATWGGAWLNGDGSRLTVAVTDPAQAERIRAAGAEPVVVAHTAAELNRAKQRLDRAVPARASATGGQTAAPDAGSAGWYVDVPDNVITVLVRPGGEGAFGRLLAASGADPGLVRLITSTESPRPLSAVHGGDPYRIDGVTRCSVGFAVTGGFVTAGHCGRRGSSTTDLDGAAQGVFTASSFPGDDWAVVRVNAGWQPAGLVDGFAGGAVPVNGSAEAPVGASVCRAGSTTGVHCGLIRAKNATVNYPQGTVTGLTRTDVCAEAGDSGGPWVSGDQAQGVTSGGAGDCAGGGVTFFQPITEILQANGLALVTARNTGQRAAGSLADDAAAAPADPAAPTSRVRHQVPRR, encoded by the coding sequence ATGGACCGCAGGCGGGTGACCCTGGCCGGGGTGACCGCGGCCGGGCTGCTGGCCCTGGCCGTGGTGACGATCCCGGCGCTCGCCGACGACCGGCCGGCGCACCGGTCCGCCCTTCCGGCCGCGGTGCCGGCTCCGGAGCTGGTCGCCGTGCTCGCGCACGACCTGGGCATCTCCCCGGAGCGGGCCCGGTGGCGGCTGGTTCGGGAACGCACCGCCACCGCCACCGCGAACGCCCTGCGCACCGCCATCGGCGCCGCGACCTGGGGCGGTGCCTGGCTGAACGGGGACGGCTCGCGGCTCACCGTGGCGGTCACCGACCCGGCGCAGGCCGAGCGGATCCGCGCCGCCGGCGCCGAGCCGGTGGTGGTGGCGCACACCGCGGCCGAACTCAACCGGGCCAAGCAGCGCCTCGACCGGGCCGTACCGGCCCGTGCGAGCGCCACCGGCGGCCAGACCGCCGCCCCGGACGCCGGCTCGGCGGGCTGGTACGTCGACGTCCCCGACAACGTGATCACCGTGCTGGTCCGGCCGGGCGGCGAGGGTGCCTTCGGGCGGCTGCTCGCCGCCAGCGGGGCGGATCCCGGGCTGGTCCGGCTGATCACCTCGACCGAGTCGCCGCGCCCGCTGTCCGCGGTGCACGGCGGCGACCCGTACCGCATCGACGGGGTGACCCGCTGCTCGGTCGGGTTCGCCGTGACCGGCGGGTTCGTCACGGCCGGCCACTGTGGACGTCGCGGCAGCAGCACCACCGACCTCGACGGGGCCGCCCAGGGCGTCTTCACGGCCAGTTCGTTCCCCGGCGACGACTGGGCGGTGGTCCGGGTGAACGCCGGCTGGCAGCCGGCGGGCCTGGTCGACGGCTTCGCCGGCGGCGCGGTGCCGGTGAACGGCTCGGCCGAGGCCCCGGTCGGCGCCTCGGTCTGCCGGGCCGGCTCGACCACGGGCGTGCACTGCGGGCTGATCCGGGCGAAGAACGCGACGGTCAACTACCCGCAGGGCACGGTGACCGGGCTGACCCGGACCGACGTGTGCGCCGAGGCGGGCGACTCCGGCGGCCCCTGGGTCTCCGGCGACCAGGCGCAGGGGGTCACCTCCGGCGGTGCCGGCGACTGCGCCGGAGGCGGCGTGACGTTCTTCCAGCCGATCACCGAGATCCTCCAGGCGAACGGCCTGGCGCTGGTGACCGCCCGCAACACCGGGCAGCGGGCGGCCGGGTCCCTGGCCGACGACGCCGCCGCGGCGCCCGCCGACCCGGCGGCGCCGACGTCGCGGGTCCGCCACCAGGTCCCGCGCCGCTAG
- a CDS encoding TetR/AcrR family transcriptional regulator C-terminal domain-containing protein translates to MSRPDPPYQRIFTAIRDRIAAGELRPGDPVPSARRIARDWTVAIATATKAHAALRRAGLTEVLPGVGTVVATPASATTRSTGAGRPAPEIGRDRIVRAAVEIADADGLAELSMRRVATGLGVATMSLYRYVAGKEELVLHMIDAVFGEQPPDPPGPGGWRAELERIARSMWAMFQRHPWLAPAMSLTRPQLAPNALAITGRVLGALAGTGLSTEDRFRVHVTLFSFVRGVATALEPEAEARRDTGLTEDEWMATQQTRLWELADRSPVLPPLLGDGFDFDLDVLFEFGLGRLLDGFEAYLRVG, encoded by the coding sequence GTGAGCCGACCCGACCCGCCGTACCAGCGCATCTTCACCGCGATCCGCGACCGGATCGCCGCCGGCGAGCTGCGACCGGGTGATCCGGTGCCGTCCGCCCGGCGGATCGCCCGGGACTGGACGGTCGCCATCGCCACCGCCACCAAGGCGCACGCGGCGCTCCGCCGGGCGGGGCTGACCGAGGTCCTGCCCGGTGTCGGCACCGTGGTCGCCACCCCGGCCAGCGCGACGACGCGATCGACCGGGGCCGGCCGGCCGGCCCCCGAAATCGGCCGGGACCGGATCGTCCGGGCGGCCGTGGAGATCGCCGACGCCGACGGGCTGGCCGAACTCTCCATGCGACGGGTGGCAACCGGGCTCGGCGTGGCCACCATGTCGCTCTACCGGTACGTGGCCGGCAAGGAGGAACTGGTCCTGCACATGATCGACGCGGTCTTCGGTGAGCAGCCGCCGGACCCGCCCGGCCCCGGTGGATGGCGTGCCGAGCTGGAGCGGATCGCCCGATCCATGTGGGCGATGTTCCAACGCCATCCGTGGCTGGCTCCGGCCATGTCCCTGACCCGGCCGCAGCTCGCGCCGAACGCGCTGGCGATCACCGGGCGGGTGCTCGGCGCGCTGGCCGGCACCGGGTTGAGCACCGAGGACCGGTTCCGGGTGCACGTCACGCTGTTCAGCTTCGTCCGCGGGGTGGCCACCGCGCTCGAACCCGAGGCGGAGGCCCGCCGGGACACCGGGCTGACCGAGGACGAATGGATGGCGACGCAGCAGACACGGCTGTGGGAGCTGGCCGACCGTTCGCCGGTGCTGCCGCCGTTGCTGGGCGACGGGTTCGACTTCGACCTGGACGTGCTGTTCGAGTTCGGCCTCGGCCGCCTGTTGGACGGCTTCGAGGCGTACCTGCGGGTCGGTTAG
- a CDS encoding FAD-dependent monooxygenase — translation MAGTVLISGAGIAGPALAYWLHRYGHAVTVVETGAAVRPGGQAVDVRGAARDVLARMGVLSQVRELRVEERGIAYVDAGGRWLSRMPAHLFGGEGIVSEIEISRGDLAAVLYEHTRESVEYLFADRIVGLDQDGDGVRVRFATGAQRRFDIVVGADGVHSGVRRLAFGPEVDHVRPLGGYTSYFTVPDPGDLDSWFLMHNAPGGRVAGVRPERNGTAKALLAFTSPPLGVDRRDPDQQRRIVAEAFTGVGWRVPQLLAAMWTATDFYFDPICQVHVPTWWHGRVALLGDAGYCGSPLTGMGTSMALVGAYVLAGEVAAAPGAPEVAFRRYQDTLRDYVRRGQALPPGGLRGFAPRTRLEISARTASMRMMHHWPVRNILARQFGKADATRLPEYAPTAA, via the coding sequence ATGGCGGGGACCGTGCTGATCTCCGGGGCCGGCATCGCCGGACCCGCGCTCGCGTACTGGCTGCACCGGTACGGCCATGCGGTGACGGTGGTGGAGACCGGCGCCGCCGTGCGGCCCGGCGGCCAGGCGGTGGACGTCCGCGGTGCCGCCCGCGACGTGCTCGCGCGGATGGGCGTGCTTTCCCAGGTCCGCGAACTGCGGGTCGAGGAGCGCGGAATCGCCTATGTGGACGCGGGCGGCCGGTGGCTGAGCCGGATGCCCGCGCACCTTTTCGGCGGCGAGGGCATCGTGTCGGAGATCGAGATCTCCCGCGGCGATCTGGCCGCGGTGCTGTACGAGCACACCAGGGAATCCGTCGAGTACCTGTTCGCCGACCGGATCGTCGGGCTCGACCAGGACGGCGACGGCGTGCGGGTGCGATTCGCGACCGGCGCGCAGCGTCGGTTCGACATCGTGGTCGGCGCGGACGGCGTGCATTCGGGGGTGCGCCGCCTCGCCTTCGGGCCGGAGGTCGACCATGTCCGCCCGCTCGGCGGCTACACGAGCTACTTCACCGTGCCGGACCCCGGCGACCTGGATTCCTGGTTCCTGATGCACAACGCCCCCGGCGGACGGGTGGCCGGCGTGCGACCGGAGCGCAACGGCACCGCCAAGGCGCTGCTCGCCTTCACCTCGCCGCCACTGGGTGTCGACCGCCGCGACCCCGACCAGCAGCGCCGGATCGTCGCCGAGGCGTTCACCGGGGTCGGCTGGCGGGTGCCGCAACTGCTGGCCGCGATGTGGACCGCCACCGACTTCTACTTCGACCCGATCTGCCAGGTGCACGTCCCGACCTGGTGGCACGGGCGGGTGGCGCTGCTCGGGGACGCCGGCTACTGCGGTTCGCCGTTGACCGGCATGGGCACCAGCATGGCGCTGGTCGGCGCGTACGTGCTGGCCGGGGAAGTGGCCGCGGCGCCCGGCGCGCCCGAGGTGGCGTTCCGGCGATACCAGGACACCCTGCGGGACTACGTCCGGCGGGGCCAGGCACTGCCGCCCGGCGGCCTGCGCGGGTTCGCGCCGCGTACCCGCCTGGAGATCTCGGCGCGCACCGCCTCGATGCGGATGATGCACCACTGGCCGGTCCGGAACATCCTGGCCAGGCAGTTCGGCAAGGCCGATGCGACAAGGCTGCCGGAGTACGCCCCGACCGCCGCCTGA
- a CDS encoding DNA translocase FtsK has protein sequence MAGRTPSTSRRRGASSTRGASSRGRNTRQPTRGRSTARRPARKNRPGLGATLLRGLGALWMALAHGVGWAVRAVGRRAATAGELDPEHRRDGGGLLLLGIAILTAVALWFSGAGPLGARLADTIRLFIGAVSVVLPVLLGVGAYRLLRHPVPVQEEHRGRGMVGWSALIVGTDALLHIAQQPVDNVQRDYAGGLLGAAVGDLLEHAVTAWVAVPALLLLLVFGLLVVTATPINKIPERLGLLAGAVTGAGAEPAVQPEPDTAAPRKRRPPRRPPVDDGDDEPADDDAAGLGPISLQETIELPRKSRVPASRRTPDPPDHSPAPTRAEQLDLTAISGDYKLPPANMLGKGAAAKTRSRANDEVIAALTGVFDQFNIDAAVTGFTRGPTVTRYEVELGHGVKVERITQLSRNIAYAVKSPDVRILSPIPGKSAVGVEIPNTDREDVALGDVLRSRTAAADHHPMVVALGKDIEGGYVVANLAKMPHILIAGATGAGKSSCLNSLLVSILARATPDEVRLLLIDPKRVELTMYEGIPHLVTPIVTNPKKAAESLEWVVREMDMRYDDLAANGVRHIDDYNRRVRAGEITAPPGSEREIRPYPYLLVIVDELADLMMVAPRDVEDSVVRITQLARAAGIHLVLATQRPSVDVVTGLIKANVPSRLAFATSSLADSRVILDQPGAEKLIGRGDGLFLPMGASKPTRIQGAWVTEREIGQIVKFCKDQREPEFRPDVLTVGQETKKKIDEDIGDDLELLVQAIELVVTSQFGSTSMLQRKLRVGFAKAGRLMDLMETRGIVGPSEGSKARDVLVKPDELTEALAGVRGSDG, from the coding sequence ATGGCCGGCCGCACCCCATCCACGAGCCGTCGACGCGGCGCGTCGTCGACGCGTGGTGCCAGCTCCCGCGGCCGGAACACCCGGCAACCGACCCGCGGCCGGTCCACCGCCCGCCGTCCGGCCCGCAAGAACCGTCCCGGCCTCGGCGCCACGCTGCTGCGCGGCCTCGGCGCGCTCTGGATGGCGCTGGCGCACGGCGTGGGCTGGGCGGTCCGGGCCGTCGGCCGCCGCGCGGCCACCGCCGGGGAGCTGGATCCCGAGCACCGTCGCGACGGCGGTGGACTGCTGCTGCTCGGCATCGCCATCCTCACCGCGGTGGCCCTGTGGTTCTCCGGTGCCGGACCGCTGGGCGCCCGGCTCGCCGACACGATCCGGCTGTTCATCGGGGCCGTCTCGGTGGTGCTGCCGGTGCTGCTGGGCGTCGGGGCGTACCGCCTGCTGCGCCATCCCGTGCCGGTGCAGGAGGAGCACCGCGGCCGCGGCATGGTCGGCTGGTCGGCGCTGATCGTCGGCACCGACGCGCTGTTGCACATCGCCCAGCAGCCGGTCGACAACGTCCAGCGGGACTACGCCGGCGGCCTGCTCGGCGCCGCCGTCGGTGACCTGCTGGAGCACGCGGTCACCGCCTGGGTGGCGGTGCCGGCGCTGCTGCTGTTGCTGGTGTTCGGGCTGCTCGTGGTCACCGCCACGCCGATCAACAAGATTCCCGAGCGGCTCGGCCTGCTCGCCGGCGCGGTGACCGGTGCCGGAGCCGAGCCGGCGGTGCAGCCCGAGCCGGACACCGCCGCCCCGCGCAAGCGGCGGCCGCCGCGCCGGCCGCCCGTCGACGACGGCGACGACGAGCCGGCCGACGACGACGCGGCCGGGCTCGGTCCGATCTCACTCCAGGAGACCATCGAGCTGCCGCGCAAGTCCCGGGTGCCGGCCAGCCGCCGGACACCCGATCCGCCGGACCACTCGCCGGCGCCCACCCGCGCGGAGCAACTCGACCTCACCGCCATCTCCGGGGACTACAAGCTGCCGCCGGCGAACATGCTCGGCAAGGGCGCCGCGGCGAAGACCCGCAGCCGGGCCAACGACGAGGTCATCGCGGCCCTCACCGGGGTGTTCGACCAGTTCAACATCGACGCCGCGGTCACCGGCTTCACCCGCGGGCCGACCGTGACCCGGTACGAGGTGGAGCTGGGGCACGGCGTCAAGGTGGAGCGGATCACCCAGCTCTCCCGCAACATCGCGTACGCGGTGAAGTCGCCGGATGTGCGGATCCTCAGCCCGATCCCGGGCAAGAGCGCGGTGGGCGTGGAGATCCCGAACACCGACCGCGAGGACGTGGCGCTGGGGGACGTGCTGCGGTCCCGGACCGCCGCCGCGGACCATCACCCGATGGTGGTGGCGCTCGGCAAGGACATCGAGGGCGGCTACGTGGTGGCCAACCTCGCCAAGATGCCGCACATCCTCATCGCCGGCGCCACCGGCGCCGGCAAGTCGAGCTGCCTGAACTCGCTGCTGGTCTCGATCCTGGCGCGGGCCACCCCGGACGAGGTGCGGCTGCTGCTGATCGACCCGAAGCGGGTCGAACTAACCATGTACGAGGGCATCCCGCACCTGGTCACCCCGATCGTGACCAATCCCAAGAAGGCCGCCGAATCGCTGGAGTGGGTCGTCCGCGAGATGGACATGCGGTACGACGACCTGGCGGCCAACGGCGTCCGGCACATCGACGACTACAACCGCCGGGTCCGGGCCGGCGAGATCACGGCGCCGCCGGGCAGCGAGCGGGAGATCCGGCCGTACCCGTACCTGCTGGTGATCGTCGACGAGCTGGCCGACCTGATGATGGTGGCGCCGCGCGACGTCGAGGACTCGGTCGTCCGGATCACCCAGCTCGCCCGGGCGGCCGGGATCCACCTGGTGCTGGCCACCCAGCGGCCGTCGGTGGACGTGGTCACCGGCCTCATCAAGGCCAACGTGCCGTCCCGGCTGGCCTTCGCGACCTCCTCGCTGGCCGACTCGCGGGTCATCCTCGACCAGCCCGGTGCGGAGAAGCTGATCGGCCGGGGCGACGGGCTGTTCCTGCCGATGGGCGCCTCCAAGCCCACCCGGATCCAGGGCGCCTGGGTCACCGAGCGGGAGATCGGGCAGATCGTCAAGTTCTGCAAGGACCAGCGCGAGCCGGAGTTCCGCCCGGACGTGCTGACGGTCGGCCAGGAGACGAAGAAGAAGATCGACGAGGACATCGGCGACGACCTGGAACTGCTGGTCCAGGCGATCGAGCTGGTGGTCACCTCGCAGTTCGGGTCGACCTCGATGCTCCAGCGCAAGCTGCGGGTCGGATTCGCCAAGGCGGGCCGGCTGATGGACCTGATGGAGACCCGCGGCATCGTCGGCCCGTCCGAGGGCTCCAAGGCGCGCGACGTGCTGGTCAAACCGGACGAACTGACCGAGGCGCTGGCCGGGGTCCGCGGGTCGGACGGCTGA
- a CDS encoding ornithine cyclodeaminase family protein yields MTMLLTDADVAAGLDAPTAVAAMRAALLAAHHGRLVAPPRATTPLDGGRLVFTAGRLGDEWYGYRSYDTFGRTGSEQLVVLHEAETGRIRAIAVGSEIGSRRTGAIGGVAVDALARPEAATLAVIGAGGQAWTQVWAAASVRRLREVRVYCRTAARGELFAARVRAELDVPARVATGAAAAVRDADVVVLATTSATPVIGAADLAPGAHVNAVGFKQQGRAEFGTDLLDRAEVLVTDAPEQVGGYDPPMLAAVPPHRDRLVPLGAVLAGAAPARTRPEQVSLFCSLGLAGTEVFLLDRLARATVRT; encoded by the coding sequence ATGACGATGTTGCTCACCGACGCCGACGTCGCGGCCGGGCTGGACGCCCCGACCGCGGTGGCCGCGATGCGTGCGGCGCTGCTCGCCGCGCACCATGGCCGGCTGGTCGCCCCGCCCCGGGCGACCACGCCGCTCGACGGCGGGCGGCTGGTCTTCACGGCCGGCCGGCTGGGCGACGAGTGGTACGGCTACCGCAGCTACGACACCTTCGGCCGGACCGGGTCCGAGCAGCTCGTCGTGCTGCACGAGGCGGAGACGGGCCGGATCCGGGCGATCGCCGTGGGATCCGAGATCGGCTCCCGGCGTACCGGCGCGATCGGCGGGGTGGCGGTGGACGCGCTGGCCCGGCCCGAGGCGGCCACGCTGGCCGTGATCGGCGCCGGCGGGCAGGCCTGGACGCAGGTCTGGGCCGCCGCGTCGGTGCGCCGGCTGCGGGAGGTACGGGTGTACTGCCGCACGGCCGCCCGGGGCGAGCTGTTCGCCGCCCGGGTCCGGGCCGAACTCGACGTACCGGCGCGGGTCGCCACCGGCGCGGCGGCGGCCGTGCGGGACGCCGACGTCGTGGTGCTGGCCACCACCAGCGCGACCCCGGTGATCGGGGCGGCCGACCTGGCGCCCGGCGCCCACGTCAACGCGGTGGGCTTCAAACAGCAGGGCCGGGCCGAGTTCGGCACCGACCTGCTCGACCGGGCGGAGGTGCTGGTCACCGACGCGCCCGAGCAGGTCGGCGGGTACGACCCGCCGATGCTGGCCGCGGTGCCGCCGCACCGGGACCGGCTGGTCCCGCTGGGGGCCGTGCTCGCGGGCGCGGCACCCGCCCGCACCCGGCCCGAGCAGGTGAGCCTGTTCTGCTCGCTCGGGCTGGCCGGGACCGAGGTGTTCCTGCTCGACCGGCTGGCCCGGGCGACCGTCCGGACGTGA